The Streptomyces sp. NBC_01244 genome contains a region encoding:
- a CDS encoding glycosyltransferase family 2 protein, whose amino-acid sequence MSETVTVDVVLPCLNEAEALPWVLARIPAGWRALVVDNGSTDGSAELARALGATVVTESRRGFGAACHAGLLAAEADVVCFCDCDASLDPGLLTGLVAAVAADEADLMLGRRRPQGRGAWPVHARAGNLALARLLRRRTGLRLRDLGPMRAARREGLLGLDLSDRRSGYPLQMVVRAADAGWRVREVDVPYLPRSGKSKVTGTWRGTWQAVRDMSRVLAQSADGRPDGRTGAGAPSGGAR is encoded by the coding sequence GTGAGCGAAACCGTGACGGTAGACGTCGTACTTCCCTGTCTGAACGAGGCCGAGGCCCTGCCCTGGGTCCTCGCGCGCATCCCGGCCGGCTGGCGGGCCCTGGTCGTGGACAACGGTTCCACCGACGGCTCCGCCGAGCTCGCGCGGGCCCTCGGCGCGACCGTGGTCACCGAGTCCCGGCGCGGTTTCGGCGCCGCCTGCCACGCCGGGCTGCTCGCCGCGGAGGCGGACGTCGTCTGCTTCTGCGACTGCGACGCCTCGCTGGACCCCGGGCTGCTGACCGGCCTCGTGGCGGCCGTCGCCGCGGACGAGGCCGATCTGATGCTCGGCCGGCGCCGGCCTCAGGGCCGCGGCGCCTGGCCCGTGCACGCCCGCGCCGGGAACCTGGCGCTGGCCCGGCTGCTGCGCCGTAGGACCGGGCTGCGGCTGCGCGATCTGGGCCCGATGCGGGCGGCGCGACGGGAGGGCCTGCTCGGGCTGGACCTGTCGGACCGGCGCTCCGGCTACCCCCTGCAGATGGTGGTCCGGGCCGCGGACGCGGGCTGGCGGGTCCGGGAGGTGGACGTGCCGTACCTGCCGCGCTCGGGGAAGTCGAAGGTGACGGGCACCTGGCGGGGCACCTGGCAGGCGGTGCGCGACATGAGCCGCGTCCTGGCCCAGTCCGCCGACGGTCGGCCGGACGGACGGACGGGTGCCGGCGCGCCCTCCGGTGGTGCGCGATGA
- a CDS encoding AraC family transcriptional regulator, with protein MLERLNRALEHLESRLDQEIDMAEVTRIAAVSEYHFRRLFSALAGMPLPVYVRRRRMTLAGAEVLAGELTLLDVAVRYGYGSGEAFARAFRSVHGIGPGEARRTGAVLTAQPRMSFRVVVEGSTTMRYRIVEKAPFRVVGRKARVPLVHEGPNAAATAHVESLDEQAIVRMKALAGREPEGIFSAVVHLTDSREEGAEVDYWVGVATGPGTAAEDLDALDVSAGTWAVFDNRGPYPSSLQELWRDVFTQWFPSNPYASRPGPELLLTQPVEIGAETDSQLWIPVERGGAGAG; from the coding sequence GTGCTGGAGCGGCTGAACCGGGCGTTGGAGCACCTGGAGTCCCGCCTCGACCAAGAGATCGACATGGCCGAGGTGACCAGGATCGCCGCGGTGTCCGAGTACCACTTCCGGCGGCTGTTCTCCGCGCTCGCCGGGATGCCGCTCCCGGTCTACGTACGGCGCCGGCGCATGACGCTCGCCGGGGCCGAGGTGCTGGCCGGGGAGCTGACCCTGCTGGACGTGGCGGTGCGGTACGGGTACGGCTCGGGCGAGGCCTTCGCCCGCGCGTTCCGCTCGGTGCACGGCATCGGGCCGGGCGAGGCACGGCGCACGGGTGCGGTGCTCACCGCGCAGCCCCGCATGTCCTTCCGTGTCGTCGTCGAGGGCAGTACGACCATGCGGTACCGGATCGTGGAGAAGGCGCCGTTCCGGGTCGTCGGCAGGAAGGCCCGGGTGCCCCTCGTGCACGAAGGGCCCAACGCGGCCGCCACGGCCCACGTGGAGAGCCTGGACGAGCAGGCGATCGTACGGATGAAGGCGCTGGCCGGCCGGGAGCCGGAGGGGATCTTCTCGGCGGTGGTGCACCTGACCGACAGCCGGGAGGAGGGCGCCGAGGTGGACTACTGGGTCGGCGTGGCGACCGGCCCCGGGACGGCCGCCGAGGATCTCGACGCCCTCGACGTGTCGGCGGGGACCTGGGCGGTCTTCGACAACCGCGGGCCCTACCCGAGCTCCCTCCAGGAGCTGTGGCGGGACGTGTTCACCCAGTGGTTCCCCTCGAACCCGTACGCGAGCCGGCCGGGTCCGGAGTTGCTCCTGACGCAGCCGGTGGAGATCGGCGCGGAGACCGACTCCCAGCTGTGGATCCCCGTCGAGCGGGGCGGCGCCGGCGCCGGCTGA
- a CDS encoding class I SAM-dependent methyltransferase: MTTLTSGGARARGPVTAWSADPYTVALRRGRGPLYLRRGDGWLLPLDVERWCEAPDGADRTVLGRCRGAVLDIGCGPGRLVAALAARGHLALGIDVSSEAVARTARSGGSALHRSVFDTLPGEGRWDTALLIDGNIGIGGDPEALLRRTAEVLAVTGSLIVECARAEAGADVDERCEVRVADGRGGLGAPFPWARVGPAALARHAAAADWTPAGHWTAAGRAFTVLTRGAAAP; the protein is encoded by the coding sequence ATGACCACGCTCACCTCGGGCGGGGCCCGGGCCCGCGGTCCGGTCACCGCCTGGTCGGCAGACCCGTACACGGTGGCCCTGCGGCGCGGCCGGGGGCCGCTCTACCTGCGCCGGGGCGACGGATGGCTGCTCCCGCTGGACGTGGAGCGCTGGTGCGAGGCTCCGGACGGCGCCGACCGGACGGTGCTGGGCCGCTGCCGGGGAGCCGTCCTCGACATCGGCTGCGGCCCCGGCCGGCTGGTGGCCGCGCTCGCCGCACGCGGACACCTCGCCCTGGGCATCGACGTCAGCTCGGAGGCGGTGGCCCGGACCGCCCGCTCGGGCGGCAGCGCCCTGCACCGGTCGGTATTCGACACCCTTCCGGGAGAAGGCCGCTGGGACACGGCGCTGCTCATCGACGGGAACATCGGCATCGGCGGCGACCCGGAGGCACTGCTGCGCCGGACGGCCGAGGTGCTCGCGGTGACCGGCTCGCTGATCGTGGAGTGCGCGCGGGCGGAAGCCGGGGCCGACGTGGACGAACGCTGCGAGGTCCGGGTGGCCGACGGCCGCGGCGGCCTCGGGGCGCCGTTCCCCTGGGCCCGCGTCGGCCCGGCGGCCCTGGCCCGGCACGCGGCGGCCGCGGACTGGACCCCGGCCGGCCACTGGACCGCGGCGGGCCGGGCCTTCACCGTACTGACGCGCGGGGCCGCAGCCCCGTAG
- a CDS encoding serine hydrolase domain-containing protein, producing the protein MNDIKGYCEPRFGAVHEALAGLLAKEDVGASAAVYLDGEPVVDLWGGYADADRSAGWERSTLTCVNSTTKNLTALCALILADRGLLDLSAPVAAYWPEFAAAGKEGVLVRHVLSHTAGLPDLPGLQAVEDLYDWERVTAGLAAQSPAWEPGTAAGYHALTFGFLVGEIVRRITGRGLGEFFAREVSGPLGADFHIGLPAEHDHRVAPLIAPPSLTDEYAASAPPGPDGARREGAGVAVRVRDVNSPAWRRARIPAVNGFGNARSVALVQSVLANRGTAGGVRLLSPRGCEPAWQEVFSGEDRVLGTPMSWTAGFGKFGNTFGWGGWGGSLVVSDPDARMTVAYVMNQMIDRDRQEDDRGMEIVLAAYAGLH; encoded by the coding sequence ATGAACGACATTAAGGGATATTGCGAGCCGCGGTTCGGTGCGGTCCACGAGGCACTTGCAGGGTTGCTGGCCAAGGAGGACGTGGGCGCGTCGGCAGCCGTCTACCTCGACGGCGAGCCGGTGGTCGACCTCTGGGGCGGGTACGCCGACGCGGACCGTTCCGCCGGCTGGGAGCGTTCCACCCTCACCTGCGTGAACTCGACGACCAAGAACTTGACGGCCCTGTGCGCGCTGATCCTGGCCGACCGGGGGCTGCTCGACCTGTCCGCGCCGGTCGCCGCCTACTGGCCCGAGTTCGCCGCGGCGGGGAAGGAGGGCGTGCTGGTGCGGCACGTGCTGTCGCACACCGCGGGGCTGCCGGATCTGCCCGGGCTGCAAGCGGTCGAGGACCTCTACGACTGGGAGCGCGTGACGGCGGGGCTCGCCGCGCAGTCGCCCGCCTGGGAACCGGGAACGGCCGCCGGCTATCACGCGCTCACCTTCGGGTTCCTCGTGGGTGAGATCGTCCGCCGCATCACCGGCCGCGGTCTCGGCGAGTTCTTCGCGCGGGAGGTGTCCGGGCCGCTGGGCGCCGATTTCCACATCGGGCTCCCTGCGGAGCACGACCACCGCGTCGCACCGCTCATCGCGCCGCCGTCACTGACCGACGAGTACGCCGCCAGCGCGCCGCCCGGACCGGACGGCGCACGCCGGGAGGGCGCCGGCGTCGCCGTCCGGGTCAGGGACGTCAACTCCCCGGCCTGGCGGCGTGCGCGGATCCCCGCGGTCAACGGCTTCGGCAATGCCCGCTCCGTCGCCCTGGTCCAGTCGGTCCTGGCGAACCGGGGCACGGCCGGCGGTGTCCGCCTGCTGTCCCCCCGGGGGTGCGAGCCGGCGTGGCAGGAGGTGTTCAGCGGCGAGGACCGTGTCCTGGGTACGCCGATGTCCTGGACGGCGGGCTTCGGGAAGTTCGGCAACACCTTCGGCTGGGGCGGCTGGGGCGGCTCGCTGGTCGTGAGCGATCCCGACGCACGGATGACGGTGGCCTACGTCATGAACCAGATGATCGACCGGGACCGGCAGGAGGACGACCGCGGCATGGAGATCGTCCTGGCCGCGTACGCCGGACTGCACTGA
- a CDS encoding molybdopterin-dependent oxidoreductase, giving the protein MTPPVPPSVPPSVPPPPPPLPPPPPSPPPAPPEPASRFPFRPPSFGGRLHDARTATRLGRWLGAAFAVCFLTGLISHYLQHPPGWAANSLPSRPVWGYRLSQGLHIATGLAAIVLLLAKLWTVYPRLFVWPPVRGLRHGLERLSVAVLVASAVLQVFTGLLNIAEWYPWPFGFIQTHFALAWVVIGSLLLHIAVKAPDIKAHWSRRSPGTLELPARDGPDRRSLMLGVGAAVGAVTLTTVGQSFTPLKRLDLLAPRHPDHGPQGLPVNRTAAAAGITGRAVRDWRLEVRGPDPYTLTLDQLRALPRAQARLPIACVEGWSVEARWSGVRIRDLMARAGAPAGAGLRVTSLEAGGAYRVMEMGRDYAEDPLTLLALELNGQVLTADHGYPARVIAPNRPGVLQTKWVTLLEVL; this is encoded by the coding sequence ATGACTCCGCCCGTGCCTCCGTCCGTACCTCCATCCGTGCCGCCGCCCCCGCCTCCTCTCCCGCCTCCGCCTCCGTCGCCGCCCCCCGCTCCGCCGGAACCCGCCTCCCGCTTCCCGTTCCGCCCGCCCTCCTTCGGCGGCCGGCTGCACGACGCCCGTACCGCCACCCGCCTCGGCCGCTGGCTCGGCGCGGCCTTCGCCGTCTGCTTCCTGACCGGCCTGATCAGCCACTACCTCCAGCACCCGCCCGGCTGGGCCGCGAACTCGCTGCCCAGCCGCCCGGTCTGGGGCTACCGGCTCAGCCAGGGCCTGCACATCGCCACGGGGCTCGCGGCGATCGTGCTGCTGCTGGCGAAACTGTGGACGGTGTACCCGAGGCTGTTCGTGTGGCCCCCGGTGCGCGGTCTGCGGCACGGGCTGGAACGGCTGTCGGTGGCGGTGCTCGTGGCCTCCGCCGTACTCCAGGTCTTCACCGGACTCCTCAACATCGCCGAGTGGTACCCGTGGCCCTTCGGCTTCATCCAGACACACTTCGCGCTCGCCTGGGTGGTGATCGGCTCGCTGCTCCTGCACATTGCCGTCAAGGCCCCCGACATCAAGGCCCATTGGAGCCGCCGGTCGCCCGGAACGCTCGAACTCCCCGCCCGGGACGGCCCGGACCGACGCTCCCTGATGCTCGGTGTCGGAGCAGCCGTCGGAGCCGTCACCCTCACCACCGTCGGACAGTCCTTCACCCCGCTGAAGCGGCTCGACCTCCTCGCACCACGGCACCCCGACCACGGACCGCAGGGCCTCCCGGTCAACCGCACGGCCGCGGCTGCCGGGATCACCGGGCGGGCGGTACGGGACTGGCGGCTGGAGGTGCGGGGCCCCGACCCCTACACCCTGACGCTCGATCAACTCCGTGCCCTGCCCAGGGCGCAGGCGCGGCTGCCGATCGCGTGCGTGGAGGGCTGGAGCGTGGAAGCGCGCTGGAGCGGCGTCCGGATCCGCGACCTGATGGCACGGGCCGGCGCCCCGGCCGGGGCCGGGCTCAGGGTCACCTCGCTGGAAGCGGGCGGCGCCTACCGGGTGATGGAGATGGGCCGGGACTACGCCGAGGACCCGCTGACCCTGCTCGCGCTGGAACTGAACGGGCAGGTCCTGACCGCCGACCACGGCTATCCGGCGCGCGTCATCGCGCCGAACCGGCCCGGAGTGCTGCAGACCAAATGGGTCACCCTGCTGGAGGTGCTTTGA
- a CDS encoding TIGR04282 family arsenosugar biosynthesis glycosyltransferase → MSTTTLLVIAKEPVPGRVKTRLTPPFTPVEAAALAEAALADTLAAVAAAPARRRVLVLEGRPGPWLPPGFEVLPQCAGSLDLRLAAAFGACDGPALLIGMDTPQVTPELLDVDWSGYGAWFGPAVDGGFWALGLAVPDPALLRGVPMSVPGTGAVQYERLRAAGLRTGRLPVLRDVDTAEDAGPVAAQAPAGAFAARLAGLTRPVPR, encoded by the coding sequence ATGAGCACGACCACCCTGCTGGTGATCGCGAAGGAGCCGGTTCCGGGCCGGGTCAAGACCCGGCTCACCCCGCCGTTCACCCCGGTCGAGGCGGCCGCGCTGGCCGAGGCCGCGCTCGCCGACACCCTCGCCGCCGTGGCCGCGGCCCCCGCACGGCGCCGGGTCCTGGTCCTGGAGGGCCGGCCCGGCCCGTGGCTGCCGCCCGGCTTCGAGGTGCTCCCGCAGTGCGCCGGGAGCCTGGACCTGCGGCTCGCCGCCGCGTTCGGCGCCTGTGACGGCCCGGCGCTGCTGATCGGCATGGACACCCCGCAGGTCACGCCGGAGCTGCTGGACGTCGACTGGTCGGGGTACGGGGCGTGGTTCGGGCCCGCCGTCGACGGCGGGTTCTGGGCGCTCGGACTGGCCGTCCCGGACCCCGCGCTGCTGCGCGGCGTACCGATGTCGGTCCCCGGGACGGGCGCGGTCCAGTACGAACGGCTGCGCGCGGCCGGGCTGCGCACCGGCCGGCTGCCCGTGCTGCGCGACGTCGACACCGCCGAGGACGCCGGTCCGGTCGCCGCGCAGGCCCCGGCGGGCGCCTTCGCCGCGCGACTGGCCGGCCTCACCCGGCCGGTCCCGCGATGA